A portion of the Bacteroidota bacterium genome contains these proteins:
- a CDS encoding class I SAM-dependent methyltransferase, with the protein MNDLEKIAENKRLWDARVKGHVASTFYDVPGFLEGNCALKSPEVNALGDVAGQTMLHLQCHFGLDTLSWARRGAIVTGMDFSSTAIAKARELAKQAGLEATFIESSVYDLPENLTGVFDIVFVSYGALIWLPDLNRWADVVCRYLKPGGRLCIAEFHPHWYGLNWETYAIEYPYFNSGEAFEEVATTSYAGSDEYAGMREFFWSHSLGETIQPLLKRGIQIVEFQEYPFSPYNAFPNLVEVRPGEWIPSTLAEGKVAMMFALVGKMQD; encoded by the coding sequence ATGAACGATCTCGAGAAAATTGCAGAAAACAAAAGGCTTTGGGATGCACGTGTCAAAGGGCACGTTGCCAGTACCTTTTATGATGTGCCTGGTTTTCTGGAAGGCAATTGTGCCTTGAAGTCGCCCGAAGTGAATGCCTTGGGTGATGTCGCGGGGCAAACGATGCTGCATTTGCAATGCCATTTTGGTCTCGATACACTTTCTTGGGCAAGGCGCGGCGCCATTGTCACGGGGATGGACTTCAGCAGCACGGCGATTGCAAAAGCCCGCGAATTGGCAAAACAAGCAGGTTTGGAGGCTACATTTATCGAATCCTCCGTCTATGATCTCCCTGAAAACCTCACGGGAGTCTTTGATATCGTCTTTGTGAGCTATGGCGCATTGATTTGGCTGCCGGATTTGAACCGTTGGGCCGATGTGGTATGCCGCTATCTCAAGCCGGGCGGCAGGTTGTGCATTGCCGAATTTCACCCGCATTGGTACGGCCTCAATTGGGAAACCTACGCCATCGAATATCCCTATTTCAACAGTGGTGAAGCCTTTGAAGAGGTCGCAACGACGAGTTATGCCGGCTCGGATGAATATGCGGGCATGCGGGAGTTTTTCTGGAGCCATAGTCTGGGTGAAACGATTCAACCGTTGCTCAAACGCGGCATTCAAATTGTTGAATTTCAGGAGTATCCATTCAGCCCCTACAACGCATTTCCCAATTTGGTGGAGGTCAGGCCGGGCGAATGGATTCCTAGCACGTTGGCAGAAGGGAAGGTCGCGATGATGTTTGCCTTGGTCGGGAAAATGCAGGATTGA
- a CDS encoding NeuD/PglB/VioB family sugar acetyltransferase yields the protein MDSIDERQILIVGTGSEARIAADIYTAMGHVVLGFLETDPDRNIRELNDVNVVGHYDEDAAKAVLKDSRVEFVVAVGDIAERVRVYSKLSKRAKRPSANAIHPLSWQSPYATVGFGNLFNAGVVVNANTVIGDMNHFHSGVTVETDARIGSYCNLSAGVRIGANVTVDDAVFIGTGAVIYPGVHLGEGCLVGAGSVVLKSVDARKKVFGNPAQAV from the coding sequence ATGGATAGTATAGACGAAAGACAGATTTTGATCGTCGGCACGGGCTCCGAAGCACGGATTGCCGCCGATATTTATACCGCGATGGGCCATGTCGTGCTCGGATTCCTGGAGACCGATCCTGATCGCAACATTCGGGAATTGAACGATGTCAACGTCGTCGGTCACTATGACGAGGACGCTGCCAAGGCCGTGCTCAAAGACAGCAGGGTGGAGTTTGTCGTCGCTGTGGGCGATATCGCCGAGCGCGTGCGGGTCTATTCGAAGCTGTCCAAAAGAGCCAAGCGCCCCTCTGCCAATGCCATCCATCCGTTGAGCTGGCAATCGCCTTACGCCACGGTCGGGTTTGGCAATCTTTTCAATGCGGGTGTGGTCGTGAACGCGAATACTGTGATCGGCGACATGAATCATTTCCATTCCGGGGTGACGGTTGAAACCGATGCCCGTATCGGCAGCTATTGCAATCTCAGTGCCGGCGTGCGCATCGGCGCAAACGTAACCGTCGACGACGCTGTGTTCATTGGAACGGGAGCCGTGATTTATCCGGGGGTGCATCTGGGCGAAGGCTGTTTGGTCGGCGCTGGATCCGTGGTGCTCAAATCGGTTGACGCACGCAAAAAAGTATTCGGCAATCCAGCGCAGGCGGTTTGA
- a CDS encoding class II aldolase/adducin family protein has translation MIDEGYVKYDCQWQHSAPPEGIEELISVRNALYAMGLIGKYEPSGIGFGNVSMRHPDGRRFFISGTSTGGIEIAEAIHFCTVDAWDIHRNSLVCEGPVAASSESLTHAMLYDCAPGIQAILHVHHLAFWEKLLESAPCTSAEVAYGTPEMALEMKRLLEETGYEPVQIFAMKGHEEGILVYGRSLPEAMEKIVAEFRKMFA, from the coding sequence ATGATCGACGAAGGCTATGTCAAGTATGACTGCCAATGGCAACACTCAGCCCCGCCGGAGGGCATTGAGGAACTGATCTCTGTCCGGAATGCACTCTATGCCATGGGTTTGATCGGCAAGTATGAACCCAGCGGGATCGGATTCGGGAACGTAAGCATGCGTCATCCTGACGGGCGTCGTTTTTTCATTTCAGGGACCTCGACCGGCGGAATTGAAATTGCGGAGGCCATCCATTTTTGCACGGTGGACGCTTGGGACATCCACCGGAATTCTCTGGTTTGCGAAGGACCTGTGGCGGCATCCTCCGAAAGTCTGACCCATGCCATGCTGTACGACTGCGCGCCTGGAATTCAAGCCATTTTGCACGTTCATCATTTGGCGTTTTGGGAAAAGCTGTTGGAATCCGCGCCCTGCACATCGGCTGAAGTGGCCTATGGGACCCCGGAAATGGCCTTGGAAATGAAGCGCCTGTTGGAAGAAACCGGCTATGAGCCTGTCCAGATTTTTGCGATGAAGGGACACGAGGAGGGAATTTTGGTTTATGGAAGGTCTTTGCCGGAGGCGATGGAAAAAATCGTAGCTGAATTTCGCAAAATGTTTGCATAA
- a CDS encoding TIGR01777 family protein codes for MKYLITGGTGLVGGRLIASLLADGHEVHNLGRGVGKSSKKGLVHHQWDGKAVPDSVPVVDVVVNLAGASIGKRWNEAYKKLLVSSRVEATTACANYLKKNSKPGQVFISASGFNYYGDFLETPVTESSPAGTSFMSSICQQWEAATAGTSARTVIMRISVVLDKEDGPLAKMLTPYKLFIGGPVGSGKQGFPWIHLDDLVAGIRFIAANDQINGPVNMVAPNAIRQQEFAKALGKAMGRPSFFRLPKWVLELVFGEMSVVLWGGAFVEPKVLKANGFQWKYPEIGNALKQLLS; via the coding sequence ATGAAATATCTCATCACCGGTGGTACCGGGCTTGTTGGCGGCCGATTGATTGCAAGCCTTTTGGCGGATGGTCATGAAGTCCACAACCTTGGACGGGGAGTCGGAAAATCCTCGAAAAAGGGACTTGTTCACCATCAATGGGATGGGAAAGCTGTCCCTGATTCGGTGCCGGTGGTGGATGTGGTCGTCAATCTGGCAGGGGCAAGCATCGGCAAACGCTGGAATGAAGCCTACAAAAAGCTGTTGGTTTCCAGCCGTGTGGAGGCTACAACGGCCTGTGCAAACTACCTGAAAAAGAACTCCAAACCAGGGCAGGTATTTATCTCTGCCTCGGGATTCAACTACTACGGTGACTTTCTGGAAACGCCTGTGACGGAGTCTTCTCCCGCCGGGACAAGCTTCATGTCTTCGATCTGTCAGCAGTGGGAGGCCGCTACTGCCGGTACATCCGCACGAACGGTAATCATGCGTATTTCCGTGGTGCTGGACAAGGAAGACGGTCCCTTGGCCAAAATGCTGACTCCCTACAAGCTGTTCATTGGTGGTCCGGTCGGAAGCGGCAAACAAGGTTTCCCATGGATTCATTTGGACGATTTGGTTGCCGGAATTCGCTTCATTGCTGCCAATGACCAAATCAACGGCCCCGTCAACATGGTGGCGCCCAATGCAATCCGGCAGCAGGAGTTTGCGAAGGCGCTGGGAAAAGCGATGGGCCGTCCGAGTTTCTTTCGATTGCCAAAGTGGGTATTGGAGCTGGTTTTTGGCGAGATGTCCGTGGTTTTGTGGGGAGGTGCCTTCGTCGAGCCCAAAGTGCTCAAGGCAAATGGCTTCCAATGGAAGTATCCTGAAATCGGAAACGCGCTGAAGCAACTGCTTTCCTGA
- a CDS encoding CinA family nicotinamide mononucleotide deamidase-related protein, with protein MKIALLNIGTELLRGRTVNTNAAYMGEALLNAGYAVDATLVIHDDGPVITAAMVGLLDDHDVVLVTGGLGPTKDDITKKVLLELFGGEMVCHEPTLHRIEGFLKRMERPLLEHNRQQAFVPSSCEVLENEMGTAPGMAFTRGGRALISMPGVPFEMKWLLRERVIPWLQARYPVARQISKVVRTAGIPESRMAEKMEAIEDQLDPHIAIAYLPSYDGTKIELKLQGQPEEEDVLNAILLSAQAQVAALFSQYVYSLEDKQPDQLLAEWLIANHRSFATAESCTGGEIAAKLVKHSGISAVFKGGVVAYMPEVKVAMLGVSAETISTNGIVSAEVAREMADGVRNALGADFAISITGIAEAAKDAPADQQPQAWIGFAGPNGTQTLHIRLMKDRKVNIEIAAYAALVFALRVIQAS; from the coding sequence ATGAAAATCGCACTCCTCAACATCGGCACCGAACTCCTGCGTGGGCGCACGGTCAACACGAACGCTGCCTACATGGGTGAAGCCCTGCTCAATGCCGGTTATGCGGTCGATGCCACACTTGTCATTCATGATGACGGTCCGGTGATCACCGCGGCGATGGTGGGATTGCTGGATGATCATGATGTGGTTTTGGTGACGGGAGGTTTGGGGCCCACCAAGGATGACATTACCAAAAAGGTGTTGTTGGAGCTTTTTGGCGGTGAAATGGTCTGCCATGAACCAACCTTGCACCGTATCGAGGGCTTTTTGAAACGAATGGAACGGCCCCTGTTGGAGCATAACCGGCAGCAAGCCTTTGTGCCGTCGAGCTGCGAAGTGTTGGAAAATGAAATGGGCACCGCACCTGGAATGGCATTTACAAGAGGAGGGAGGGCATTGATTTCGATGCCCGGTGTGCCTTTTGAGATGAAATGGCTCTTGCGGGAGCGCGTCATCCCATGGTTGCAGGCGCGCTACCCGGTCGCGCGGCAAATTTCAAAGGTGGTGCGGACTGCAGGCATCCCCGAGAGCCGCATGGCAGAAAAAATGGAAGCAATTGAAGACCAATTGGATCCGCATATCGCCATCGCCTATCTGCCGAGCTACGACGGAACCAAAATCGAACTGAAACTGCAAGGACAGCCTGAGGAGGAAGATGTGTTGAATGCCATCCTGCTTTCCGCTCAGGCGCAGGTAGCGGCCTTGTTTTCCCAATATGTCTATTCGCTGGAAGACAAACAACCCGATCAATTGCTTGCAGAATGGTTGATCGCCAATCATCGCTCTTTTGCAACGGCCGAGTCCTGCACCGGCGGTGAGATTGCAGCGAAACTGGTGAAGCACAGTGGCATTTCGGCGGTATTCAAGGGCGGAGTTGTCGCTTACATGCCTGAGGTAAAGGTGGCAATGCTCGGTGTCTCTGCTGAAACAATTTCTACGAATGGGATTGTTTCGGCAGAAGTGGCTCGGGAAATGGCTGACGGCGTCAGGAATGCGCTCGGGGCAGATTTTGCCATCTCCATCACAGGCATTGCAGAGGCTGCAAAGGATGCCCCTGCCGATCAACAACCTCAAGCCTGGATCGGATTCGCGGGGCCGAATGGCACTCAAACCCTGCACATTCGCTTGATGAAAGACCGGAAGGTAAACATCGAAATCGCTGCCTACGCTGCCTTGGTATTTGCGCTGAGGGTCATTCAAGCGTCTTGA
- a CDS encoding HYR domain-containing protein gives MKSTLTQLTGPGTPRCLGNRVRSFMWAFALLVIGTSGSLQASHFAGAEFKIDWLSGDTYRITKNVYRDCRGISLASTMSTTLFRNNVNVGGLGLPRISITDITPLCPGQVSSCPSGSTFGLEEHIYRANTPALVANSDYRIQISNSARNGAITTGAANQLMFIYANFRTGINNSSPRFLNRPVGTFCANQPATFSPNGFDPDGDAILYSLQTCYQGFNQSVTYNPGFNPVNPLNSSTPIVLNPNTGALTFTPSVAGQVAIICLRADEYRNGTLIGSIVRDMQINILNCSNAAPVIAPVANVVVNVGQNYCTPITATDINNNNITLSAVSGIIPPATFVVNSTSPGNAAGTFCFTPNLSHVGNTYTVTINAVDNACPSPATGVMTFNITVPLPCNMTATASGTPTSCGGNTGTATVNVTNGTAPITYSWTGPSGYTSFNASNSGLAAGTYNVLVVDGNSCVANATVVVGSNGSSLVASGTTTPANCGQTNGTLTVSVTGGTAPYLYSVDGGAFGSSATFSGLAVGTHTFDVTDANGCPATGSALVGEARDLTPPVIHCQANMSVATNPGACCGTATFAAATATDNCGSATVSQTGGSASGTCLAVGSHVVTFTAADAYGNTSSCSFTIVVTDNEAPSITCPANVTVNCVADIPASDLGSVSVGDNCGGIGVTVSETSTGSGCNGSAMVVSRTYTVEDQYHNSSSCTQLLTAEATPLVATCSGTAFVIPAWQDSSCTTISASAAGGCGPYRYTWCNGGQSSSISVCPTASTTYTVTVTDAQGCTATCSVTVCAIDITCSGGTNNGQGGTGQGGNGTSNSLNAMQHIAICHFPPGNANNGMTKCLPIPAATQHFTIGHGGDYLGACGSLTSRNCTATTVCGANKNGGSDMVQAGGSSINVNVFPSPTSGLVNVDVACYNCGDEGSYSLKVTDVYGKQLLATDVNVAMGAGKAKIDLSRFAAGVYMIVVENGDQRIVERIVKQ, from the coding sequence ATGAAAAGCACTTTGACACAATTGACAGGGCCAGGGACACCACGATGTCTTGGCAACAGAGTGAGGTCTTTCATGTGGGCCTTTGCTTTGCTGGTGATCGGCACCTCGGGAAGCCTTCAGGCCTCCCACTTTGCGGGCGCAGAATTTAAGATCGATTGGTTGTCGGGCGACACCTATCGCATCACGAAGAATGTCTACCGCGATTGCCGGGGCATTTCATTGGCATCCACGATGTCAACCACCTTGTTTCGCAACAACGTCAATGTTGGCGGACTGGGTCTTCCACGCATTTCTATCACCGATATCACACCGCTCTGCCCTGGACAGGTATCGTCTTGCCCAAGCGGCTCGACCTTCGGTTTGGAGGAGCACATCTATCGTGCCAATACCCCTGCGTTGGTCGCCAATTCGGATTATCGTATCCAGATTTCCAATAGTGCCCGCAACGGTGCCATTACGACCGGTGCAGCCAATCAGCTGATGTTTATCTATGCGAACTTCCGCACGGGTATCAACAACAGCTCGCCAAGGTTCCTGAACAGGCCTGTCGGTACATTCTGTGCCAATCAGCCTGCAACTTTCAGCCCCAACGGCTTTGATCCGGATGGCGATGCCATCCTTTATTCGTTGCAGACTTGTTATCAGGGATTCAATCAGTCGGTTACTTACAACCCTGGTTTCAACCCGGTCAATCCGCTTAACTCCAGCACACCTATCGTGCTCAACCCAAACACGGGTGCTTTGACTTTCACCCCTAGCGTGGCTGGTCAGGTTGCCATTATCTGTTTGCGCGCCGATGAATACCGCAACGGTACATTGATTGGCTCTATCGTACGTGACATGCAGATCAACATCCTCAACTGCAGCAATGCAGCACCGGTGATCGCCCCTGTTGCCAACGTGGTGGTAAACGTAGGTCAGAACTACTGCACACCAATCACTGCAACAGATATCAACAACAACAACATCACGCTTTCTGCTGTGAGTGGTATCATTCCTCCGGCAACATTTGTTGTAAACTCGACATCTCCAGGAAATGCAGCAGGTACCTTCTGCTTCACGCCAAACTTGAGCCACGTAGGCAATACCTACACGGTCACCATCAATGCGGTAGACAATGCCTGTCCATCACCTGCAACAGGCGTGATGACCTTCAATATCACTGTTCCGCTTCCATGTAACATGACGGCAACGGCTTCGGGCACGCCAACATCATGTGGTGGCAATACGGGTACCGCCACAGTCAACGTGACCAACGGTACTGCCCCGATTACCTACTCTTGGACTGGCCCAAGTGGTTATACTTCCTTCAATGCGTCCAATTCAGGTCTTGCAGCTGGCACATACAATGTGCTGGTTGTTGATGGCAACTCCTGTGTCGCCAATGCAACCGTGGTTGTTGGCTCCAACGGCAGCAGCTTGGTCGCATCTGGAACGACCACTCCTGCCAATTGCGGTCAGACCAACGGAACCTTGACTGTAAGTGTGACCGGTGGAACTGCACCTTATCTCTACAGTGTGGATGGTGGCGCGTTTGGCTCCTCTGCAACCTTCTCAGGTTTGGCTGTCGGAACGCACACGTTTGATGTTACCGATGCCAACGGCTGCCCTGCAACCGGAAGTGCATTGGTAGGTGAGGCCCGCGACTTGACACCTCCTGTGATTCATTGCCAAGCCAACATGAGCGTGGCTACCAACCCGGGTGCATGCTGTGGAACTGCAACCTTTGCAGCTGCCACTGCCACTGACAATTGTGGATCTGCTACCGTATCGCAAACAGGTGGTAGTGCAAGCGGTACCTGCTTGGCAGTTGGTTCTCACGTGGTAACCTTCACTGCAGCTGATGCCTATGGCAATACCTCTTCCTGCAGCTTTACGATTGTGGTTACGGACAATGAGGCGCCATCGATCACATGCCCTGCAAACGTCACGGTAAATTGTGTTGCTGATATTCCTGCATCCGACCTTGGCTCCGTATCAGTTGGTGACAACTGTGGCGGAATTGGGGTGACCGTAAGTGAAACCAGCACCGGATCCGGTTGCAACGGTTCTGCAATGGTCGTTTCCCGTACCTACACGGTCGAGGACCAATATCACAATTCATCCAGCTGCACACAGTTGTTGACTGCCGAGGCAACTCCGCTGGTTGCAACATGCAGTGGCACTGCGTTTGTCATTCCAGCATGGCAAGACTCATCTTGCACCACGATCAGCGCCAGCGCTGCCGGTGGTTGCGGACCTTACAGGTACACATGGTGCAATGGCGGTCAGTCCAGCAGCATCTCGGTTTGCCCGACAGCAAGCACCACTTATACCGTGACGGTTACCGATGCCCAAGGTTGTACTGCAACATGCAGCGTGACTGTTTGCGCCATTGATATCACATGCAGCGGCGGCACCAACAACGGCCAAGGCGGAACAGGTCAGGGCGGTAATGGTACAAGCAATAGCTTGAATGCTATGCAGCACATTGCCATCTGCCACTTTCCTCCTGGAAATGCCAACAATGGTATGACGAAGTGTTTGCCAATTCCTGCTGCAACCCAGCACTTCACCATCGGTCACGGTGGCGACTACTTGGGCGCTTGTGGTAGCTTGACATCCCGTAACTGTACTGCTACTACGGTTTGCGGTGCAAACAAAAATGGTGGTTCCGACATGGTTCAGGCCGGTGGCTCATCCATCAATGTAAATGTCTTCCCAAGTCCGACCTCTGGTCTTGTAAATGTTGACGTTGCCTGCTACAACTGCGGCGACGAAGGCAGCTACAGCTTGAAGGTGACCGACGTCTACGGCAAGCAACTCCTTGCAACGGATGTCAATGTTGCCATGGGAGCAGGAAAAGCCAAAATCGATTTGTCTCGTTTTGCAGCTGGCGTTTACATGATTGTCGTAGAGAACGGTGATCAGCGTATCGTCGAGCGCATTGTGAAGCAATAA
- a CDS encoding DUF2851 family protein: MEATKSGRAGIVGNTQNFKTYEREVSLHRAWAGLQFDRQSLKTVSGQTLRILNPGKLNHNQGPDFLDAEVQIGDSRHYGHIELHLDADDWWRHGHHVDPHYNPVMLHVFLFQGGAPAKRADGTEIPELCLGDRVVTAPAPTMASTLPCSGLASSNLPPFPHLWLESAGFSRLASKAEAMHAQLKASHYDWSNVIWAEVAAAMGGPVNAMQFRQLAVAAPWSLVQRLVHSPSDVEALLFGIVGMLQDPPLDEYQAHLKSGWDFLRLKHRLEVRPIPFKFHRMHPSGFPTVRISQLARLAAQFQPISALIAVGGMRQFLKDGISSPEYWRCRHNFGSPPGKASYDLGLDVRQRVVVNVLAPIAILAENLHPGQFGERDNANSKHLATLPSSFGSAHDCCEETQAEVGSDGKGTLLTMLRNIPPEQNKITRQFVHLGLKPQSALESQGLIGIYKTQCMDFRCLECEIGKRAMGCTSASV, from the coding sequence ATGGAGGCAACAAAAAGCGGCAGGGCAGGTATTGTCGGCAATACACAAAATTTCAAAACGTATGAAAGGGAAGTGAGCCTGCACCGCGCATGGGCGGGGCTGCAATTTGACCGGCAGTCATTGAAGACCGTCTCCGGGCAGACTTTGCGGATACTCAATCCTGGAAAACTCAACCACAATCAAGGTCCCGATTTTCTTGATGCGGAGGTGCAAATCGGGGATTCCCGTCACTACGGGCATATTGAGCTGCATCTCGATGCCGACGATTGGTGGCGCCACGGGCACCATGTCGATCCGCATTACAATCCGGTCATGCTGCATGTTTTCCTCTTTCAAGGGGGTGCACCGGCCAAGCGCGCAGACGGCACGGAGATTCCGGAGCTTTGTCTTGGAGACCGCGTCGTGACGGCTCCTGCCCCTACAATGGCCTCCACGTTGCCTTGCAGCGGGCTTGCAAGTTCCAATTTGCCTCCCTTTCCCCACCTGTGGCTGGAATCTGCCGGCTTCTCCCGGCTTGCATCCAAGGCTGAAGCGATGCATGCACAACTCAAAGCTTCCCATTACGATTGGTCCAATGTGATATGGGCGGAGGTGGCGGCAGCTATGGGCGGCCCCGTCAATGCGATGCAATTCAGACAATTGGCCGTGGCGGCTCCCTGGTCGCTCGTGCAGCGGCTGGTGCACAGTCCTTCCGATGTCGAGGCCCTGCTTTTTGGCATTGTCGGGATGTTGCAAGACCCTCCGTTGGATGAGTACCAAGCCCATTTGAAATCCGGTTGGGATTTTCTGCGCTTGAAACACAGGCTGGAAGTCCGGCCGATTCCCTTCAAATTCCATCGGATGCACCCCTCCGGTTTTCCAACCGTCAGGATTTCCCAATTGGCCCGGCTAGCTGCACAATTTCAACCGATTTCAGCGTTGATCGCGGTCGGCGGCATGAGACAATTTTTGAAAGACGGCATTTCCAGCCCGGAATATTGGCGGTGCAGACACAATTTCGGGTCCCCGCCGGGAAAAGCGTCCTACGATCTGGGCTTGGATGTGCGGCAACGTGTGGTGGTCAATGTCCTCGCCCCCATTGCGATATTGGCTGAAAACTTGCATCCGGGCCAATTTGGTGAGCGGGATAATGCCAACTCCAAGCATCTTGCAACATTACCGTCCAGCTTTGGATCAGCGCATGATTGCTGCGAAGAAACACAGGCAGAAGTCGGGTCTGATGGCAAAGGGACCCTGCTGACCATGCTCCGAAATATTCCGCCCGAGCAAAACAAGATCACGCGGCAGTTTGTTCACCTAGGGTTGAAACCACAAAGCGCCCTTGAGTCGCAAGGGCTCATCGGCATCTATAAAACTCAATGCATGGACTTTCGATGCTTGGAATGTGAAATCGGCAAACGTGCCATGGGATGTACAAGCGCTTCTGTTTGA
- a CDS encoding biopolymer transporter ExbD has protein sequence MKLKRQSRFHHEVSTGALNDIMFFLLLFFLIVSTVANPQVIKLMLPKASDTESVNKQQITVSVTAEKVYHVGKDVVAFENLEAAIRQQMKTVPDPTIVLRLDRTLDVQSMVDVLELGMRMQVKMVLQTSAE, from the coding sequence ATGAAGCTTAAGCGGCAATCACGATTTCACCATGAGGTGAGCACGGGAGCGTTGAACGACATCATGTTTTTCTTGCTGTTGTTTTTCCTCATCGTTTCCACCGTGGCCAATCCGCAGGTGATCAAGCTGATGTTGCCCAAGGCGAGTGACACTGAGTCGGTCAACAAGCAGCAGATCACAGTGTCGGTGACGGCAGAAAAGGTGTACCACGTCGGCAAGGATGTGGTCGCCTTTGAAAACTTGGAGGCCGCCATCCGTCAGCAGATGAAGACGGTTCCCGATCCGACCATCGTGCTGCGCCTTGACCGCACATTGGACGTGCAAAGTATGGTCGATGTACTGGAACTCGGCATGCGCATGCAAGTCAAAATGGTCTTGCAGACATCTGCAGAATAA
- a CDS encoding MotA/TolQ/ExbB proton channel family protein: protein MIGLQMDSGAAVTAAQAVTQSVSGANAEKLTLVEVFLKGGIVLIPIMILFFVSIYLIVERYIAIKRSMKVDRSQVLSLYDALRRGNIDLAKSLCKGSDFILLKILGAGVDRLGTPAPEIDGAMGSYGNVLIGRITQRINYLGIISGVAPMLGFIGTILGIIKIFYSISLTDNISIGIIAGGLYEKMISSCAGLVVGMIAYGGLHLLNAMVDRFAIAVEAESYEFMNVLHQPANEA, encoded by the coding sequence ATGATAGGATTACAGATGGATTCCGGCGCGGCAGTAACCGCTGCACAGGCAGTCACCCAGTCAGTTTCAGGGGCGAATGCCGAAAAACTTACACTCGTGGAAGTTTTTTTGAAGGGGGGTATCGTTCTGATCCCCATTATGATTCTGTTTTTTGTCTCGATTTATTTGATTGTCGAGCGTTACATCGCCATCAAACGGTCGATGAAGGTCGATCGGAGTCAGGTATTGTCCCTGTACGATGCCTTGCGTCGTGGCAATATCGATCTTGCCAAAAGCCTCTGTAAAGGCAGTGACTTTATTCTGCTGAAGATCCTGGGTGCGGGCGTGGACCGACTCGGTACACCGGCCCCGGAAATTGACGGTGCCATGGGCAGTTATGGCAACGTCTTGATCGGCCGCATCACACAGCGCATCAATTATCTAGGAATCATTTCCGGTGTCGCGCCGATGCTCGGCTTCATCGGTACCATTCTCGGTATCATCAAGATCTTCTATTCGATCTCTTTGACCGACAACATCAGTATCGGCATCATTGCAGGCGGACTCTACGAAAAGATGATCTCCTCCTGTGCCGGTTTGGTCGTCGGAATGATCGCCTACGGAGGCCTGCACCTCCTGAATGCCATGGTAGACCGCTTCGCGATTGCAGTGGAAGCAGAGTCGTATGAATTTATGAATGTACTTCATCAGCCTGCAAATGAAGCTTAA
- a CDS encoding DegT/DnrJ/EryC1/StrS family aminotransferase — translation MATLRSGWLTTGPRTQLFERRFSELKSGKPTVAVQSCTAGLFLAVRSLDLQPGDEVITTPMSFVATANVILQNGGKVVFADIDRASMNIDPERIAEKITPRTRAILPVHVGGNPCEMDRIMALADQHGLEVIEDCAHSIESEFQGQPLGTFGYAASFSFYPTKNITTGEGGMLVCRDESVARKLRLLSSHGIAKSTWQRMELEHNPLYDVLLPGFKYNMSDLQAALGLPQLDKLEVMYRRRCEIRKAFDQAFAGVEGVQVVSLNPRGKAALHLYLILLDQNKPHLQRQTFIATARQLGVELSVNYTPIHLFTYYRETFGYTEGDFPVAEECGASVVSLPFYPAMTDADVEHVISVLTSIAKQSQQET, via the coding sequence GTGGCCACCCTGCGCTCAGGTTGGCTCACCACAGGCCCGCGTACCCAATTGTTTGAGCGCCGATTCTCCGAATTGAAATCCGGGAAGCCCACTGTTGCCGTCCAGAGCTGCACCGCCGGCCTGTTTCTCGCTGTACGCAGCTTGGATTTGCAGCCCGGCGACGAGGTCATCACCACACCGATGAGTTTCGTTGCAACGGCAAATGTCATCCTTCAAAACGGAGGCAAGGTCGTCTTTGCGGACATTGACCGTGCGTCGATGAACATTGATCCCGAACGCATTGCAGAGAAAATAACCCCACGCACACGCGCGATCCTGCCGGTGCACGTCGGCGGTAACCCCTGCGAAATGGACCGGATCATGGCACTTGCGGATCAACACGGGCTCGAAGTCATCGAGGATTGCGCCCACAGCATTGAATCCGAATTCCAGGGACAACCGTTGGGCACCTTCGGCTACGCCGCTTCGTTTTCTTTTTATCCCACCAAAAACATCACCACCGGAGAGGGTGGCATGCTTGTTTGCCGTGACGAATCAGTTGCCCGCAAACTGAGACTACTCAGTTCCCACGGCATCGCCAAATCGACTTGGCAACGCATGGAACTGGAACACAACCCCTTGTATGACGTGTTATTGCCGGGATTCAAATACAATATGTCTGACCTGCAGGCGGCATTGGGACTTCCGCAGCTCGACAAATTGGAGGTGATGTACAGGCGTCGTTGCGAAATCAGGAAGGCCTTTGACCAAGCCTTTGCCGGGGTTGAGGGTGTGCAGGTGGTCTCTTTGAATCCGCGGGGGAAGGCTGCCTTGCACCTTTACCTCATCTTGCTCGACCAAAACAAACCGCATTTGCAACGTCAGACCTTCATTGCAACGGCACGACAGCTCGGCGTCGAATTGTCCGTGAATTACACGCCGATCCATCTTTTCACCTACTATCGGGAAACTTTTGGCTACACAGAGGGAGACTTTCCCGTTGCCGAGGAATGCGGCGCAAGTGTGGTGAGCCTGCCGTTTTACCCGGCCATGACGGATGCCGACGTGGAACATGTGATTTCCGTTTTGACTTCCATTGCCAAGCAAAGCCAACAGGAAACCTGA